The proteins below are encoded in one region of Macaca nemestrina isolate mMacNem1 chromosome 10, mMacNem.hap1, whole genome shotgun sequence:
- the LOC105473317 gene encoding large ribosomal subunit protein eL31-like: MAPSKKGGEKKKGRSAINKVVTREYTINIHKRVHGVGFKKRAPRALKEIRKFAMKEMGTPDVRIDTRLNKAVWAKGIRNVPYRIRVQLSRKRNEDEDSPNKRYTLVTYVPVTTFKNLQTVNMDEN, encoded by the coding sequence ATGGCTCCCTCAAAGAAGGGTGGCGAGAAGAAAAAGGGCCGTTCTGCCATCAACAAGGTGGTGACCCGAGAATACACCATCAACATTCACAAGCGCGTCCATGGAGTGGGCTTCAAGAAGCGTGCCCCTCGGGCACTCAAAGAGATTCGGAAATTTGCCATGAAGGAGATGGGAACTCCAGATGTGCGCATTGATACCAGGCTCAACAAAGCTGTCTGGGCCAAAGGAATAAGGAATGTCCCATACCGAATCCGTGTGCAGCTGTCCAGAAAACGTAATGAGGATGAAGATTCACCAAATAAGCGCTATACTTTGGTTACCTATGTACCTGTTACCACTTTCAAAAATCTACAGACAGTCAATATGGATGAGAACTAA